In the genome of Pelmatolapia mariae isolate MD_Pm_ZW linkage group LG4, Pm_UMD_F_2, whole genome shotgun sequence, the window TGTTTCTTACATCTGAGGGTTCATCTTCAAAGACTGAAATAGTTATACTCAGAGAGGAAATGGGAGACTGTCTCCACTTCCTTCCTGTTTACGTAAGATCACAGATAACAACTCTGAACAACTCTGAAGTCTACACATAGGTTTATGAATAATGCTGTTTAAGTTATCATTGCAAATTCCTTGtttagaaaatgtttaaatacatgtctaaaatactttttcaataatattatttttaatatgtgAGATACCTGTTAGGATGTTGTTTAGCATGTGATGGTGCATCTACTAAGTATCTAATTATCATCTCCTCTTTCAAACTCTTTTGATGATTTAGGCCTGGTGTATGAATGTTGGAATTCGAGGAAGAAAATGTTAGTAAGGACTAACTCTGGTTATATTTCAACATTTGGGCTGACACCCATTTTTTGAGCTCTACTCTGTTCCAAATGAGTATCTCTTATGAGTAGATTACAGGACATGTTCAGACGGGGAAGAATAGTATGCAGAGAAACCTGTCTGCAgatagagaaagagaaaagcagACCAGGCAGGAAGAGGAGCTTTCAgaggacaagaaaaaaaattaggGGAGGgaaatgaaagtaaataacCGTAGGCAACTGTGATCATACTGTGATTTGGTACATGAGGCGTCTGTGTTATCAAGAGGCACATTCATCTTCCTTCATTCCTTTTGAGTGTTCATCCAAAGCAGTCTGAAGGTAAGTTAATGGCAATTTACTACATAGAAATAATACTATATGTTTAGATACATTTCCCTCTACTAAAATAATTTAAGCAAAACTTGATTGTGGGGAGATCTTGGCAAGATATTTCTTACTtacctaaaacaaaaaaaaagaagaaataaacagaTCCAATCATAGTTAGAGGACAACCTTCTTTGGTCACTAGTGACACTTTCCTAGTATTACCCTTGCATTCCTCTGTAATGATCTCACACTTACTGAAATAACTGATTAGCAGACCAGTGgagatttatttatattcattaAAGCTCTAGTTGATGTTTCTCTATTATCTAAGGCCGAAAACATCAAAAGCTTAAGTGCAATTTAACTGCAGTTTTCCCCACTCTCCTTTacagtgttgcttcagttcatttatgcacagctctcttagaTGAGTTGAGGTCTGAATTTTGACTGGGGCATTGCAGCACTCggtttggtttctttttcagCCGTTCTGTTATAGATTTGCTCGTGTACTTCAATCAAGCCTGTTGCATGACCCTATTTGAGGCATGTTTTGAGCATTATTAGTCTACATCATTCATTAGGAATAAAAGCAGGGTTTTATCTACTGCTTTCCATTGTTGCCAGGGAATAGATGCTCTTCTAAATGCTCTTTAAATCCCATGTGTCAGAAACATACCACTTATTATTACTTTGAGCTGCCCAGTAAAGCATGTATCTActgagtttttgtttgtttgtttttaacttctCTGATGTGTTGTTGTCTATGATTTACTTGAGAAATCTAGAtggcaaaaaattaaaattagctATAAAAAAATGTAGACTTTAACTAATGCATGTTCTTCTAAactttttcataattttttttttgtaggtaTCAATGGAAATGATGACAACTTGCCAGCTGAATCAGACATGTGGCCAGCCAAATAGTAGCGTCCCACCTCCCATGAGCAATTCAGGCTTAGCAATATCCTGCTTCACAATGTTATTTGGCACCATCTCCAACCTTGCTGCACTGGGCATCCTGGCCAAGTCTCGTGGTAGATTCTCCCGCCAGTCCAAAGCACCATTCCTACTTCTAACAGTGGCTTTGCTTTTGGCTGACCTGGGAGGTCATGTGATCCTAGGTTCCTTTGCACTGTATCTCCACATGAATCATCAGTATACTATGAAACTATGTGATGTCTTTGGAACAAATATGGTGTTTTTTGGCCTGTGCCCTTTGCTATTTGGTTGTGCTATGGCAGTGGAGCGCTGTGTGGCCATCACTAAGCCCTTTTGTCGTGTTACTATGATTACTGTGGCTCATGTGGTACGGGTTGTGTTATTCCTTTCCTCTCTTGCACTTGTTCTGGCAATTCTGCCTTTACTCAAAGTGGGGACTTATACTATCCAATATCCATGCACCTGGTGTTTTTTGAGAGTTACTTCTCCATGTTTCGCAGCTGACACTTACCTGGCTTTGATTTTCTCATGTCTGGGCCTCACTGCGCTCATCCTTTCCCTGTTCAGCAACACAATGAGTGTTGCCGCATTGGTGCATGCCAGAATGAAGACCCCCAATGGTCAAACAAACCACACAACCCACTTTGGTCGTCGTGAATCATGTACATCATCTTCTTCGCTGTTTTTTTCATTGGATGTGGAGGTAATGGTGCAACTGGTAGTCATCACTGTTGTTTCCTGTGTCTGCTGGAGCCCCTTCCTTGTGAGTGCTGCTTTTGTTATtctgaagacttttttttagatatgatttattttaatattagatctgattaataaaaaatgacaaagaataAATAACACATCATAattgttttctctcatttttctccTACATTTTAGATCCAAATTCTTCTGATGCAGCTCAAGCAAAGCCCTAGAACATCAGCTCAAAAGCTCATCTATGTGGCTTTACGTATAGCCTCCTGGAATCAGATCTTAGACCCCTGGGTTTACATCTTACTGAGGAAGACGGTGCTCTTCAGAGTTTGTGGACAGAGATGGACCCTGACAAGAACATAGTTCCACTATTTGCATTAACTATATTACTCATAGAGCACATAGATACTTTCTATTTATTAACAAACCAATAGCTTATTTACACAAGCATTTAGTGAATAAGAGATGGGGGCGGACTTGAACTACATTTCACAACATTTAGTAGTCTGTACCGGTTCTGTCATCAATAGCAGCTACTTGCAGATTGGCCAATGGGGCGGTGTTAGTTTTGACCAATCAAAATTGAGAAAAGCTTGACAAGCAGTGAGTTTAACAAATAGCGGACCTGCAGGAGAAGGTTAACGCCCGTGGTGGGTGGTGCTTCTGTGGCAGCGACTCTGTTCAATATGGAGTACAGAAAATAGCCACATTCAGGGGAGTTTAACTGTTCTCATTCACATTTGTGCCACTCGGGCACAAATTATACTCGCAGGCTCGTAGAGGACACGTGACTGGACTCGCTAACGTATGTTTGACATATTTATAAATGTACTTTGAATAAACTAATAAATAGTTGAGCACAGCTGCGCTGTAAGAAGTAAAAGTGTGCTAagacttggaaaaaaaataatacggATTTTCCTGAAAACGCTTCATTTGGGACTTTCTCGACGCTCCCAACAAACAACTGCAGGACGATTTGAAATACCGCTGGTTTCCTAAATAATAAGGCGGGCCGACCTGCGAGGTTATCGGGTGAAAGGTGACAGTGCTTCTGTCTAATTGACCTGTAGGTAAGTTATGCGTTTAAAGTTTGTGCGTAAACAGTGGTTCTTTAAATGCCGCTTGTTCACATACGATGCTTAAATTTGAGCTGAATTTCCTGTAAAAATGTAATCTCCGTTCAGTGGTGTAATGCGACGTGTTAGTTACAACCTGTAAAAGTTTCTCGTGTGTACTGACCCGCAACTGTAGTACTTTAAGCCTCCAGAGTGGAACTCATGTAGGCTTTAGCTTAAGCCAGTTCTTTCTGCTAAAAGCTTCGTCTTTCTCCTTTTATACTGTGACAAGAATGCACAATGCAGCGAGTGTTTCAGCCTCTCTGGGGTCCATGGGACTGTGTCGTCTCTTCGGGGTGTCCTGGCCCTGGAGTCTGGCAGCAGGTCTTGGGGTATATCTAGGCACAAGCAGCTGGAAATACTTCTACATTGCAGCACGCACGGCCAAGAGAGACCTCAAGTAAGTTAACAACATCTACATGAAGTTGTGACTCATTTGCGTGTATATCTGTATACATCTTTGTGCTTAGACCTGATTTTTCCTGTCACACTCCCCAGTGGCTTGTATGTGCTCATGAGAGTGAAGCTGGCCTTATGGCGCTACATGCACCATGGAAGCAATATTCCTTCCATTTTCGCCCAGACAGTGAAACTCCACCCAAATAAACCAGCTCTCATCTATGAGGCCACAGGAGAAATGTGGACCTTCACCCAGCTGGATGAGATATCAAATGGAGTCGCCCATTGGGCGAGAGGTCAAGGATGGGTCTCCGGAGATGTTGTGGCCCTTTTCATGGAAAGTAGGCCATTACAGGTAGCACTTTGGCTGGGTTTGGCCAAAGTTGGAGTGGAAGCTGCACTCATCAACTTTAGTCTCCGCTGTGATCCTCTTCTGCACTGTATCGGGGTATCAGAGTCACGGGCGATTGTGTTCGGAGCTGAGCTGGCTGATGGTAAGAATGTAGAGATGATGTAGAGAGAGCTGATTTTAAAAtgagtatttgttttaattttgtataaATGGAGCCATTTGTATAAATCTGTGCTGCAGTATTATACCGTCAGCAAGGGACATGTGTTATGTTTGCACTCACAATACAACTAGTCTCAGCTACAGATTCCTTGCTTGATATCTGTAACGGTATAGTAGATGGTCATCTTAGGTGGTGTCTCGTTGTTAACACTCAGTTTGTATTAGAATATGTTATTAATCCCTAAGCAAATGATGtagttacagttgctccaagacaataagaacagtaacagactgaactaatctaaaatattacaaagttacaaagtATAAGAAAtagctcaattataaatatccagaATATTACAGAGATTAAATATATGAGTGACACTGTACTCTAAACtttaaactgtaaaactttattttgttgttgtcacaGTAGAGCATATGCAAATATGAAGGCTTTAACTATTGCACTGTGTACTGTGCATTAGATGGAGAAATtgtacagagagagagcctcaggcaggaatgatttcctgtgtggTTCAGTGGTGCATTtaggtaatctcagtctctcactgaacgtgctcctgtgactgggcactcatggagtgggtggagggTATTGTCCAGaattgtccttatcttggacaacatccgcctctctgACAacaagggagtccagctccgtCACAACAATATTGGCAGTATCAGTTTATTGactctgttggcatctgcgaccctcagcctgctgtaaaacaaacaataataatgaCAGGGCCTATGAAATGTAAGACGAGTTGGACCTGTTGTTGGCATCCATGCTGCCAATGAAATTCTTGGTGAAGCTAGTTAACGCAGTTTAAATACAACTTATAAAAGCCAGAGACAATACCTGACATGAATTTGGCTGATCTCTCCTTCAATTGTGCAACCTTGAGCTCTTTAGTTTGTTTCCAGAGCTATTTTTAGATCGCTTAGTGGAAGTCCTATTCTGATCATTTACAAGTGGCATGGATCCCATGAATCTCAAACTTGCACAGAGAGAAAACATCAGCAACTGTGTCAAACTGGCAAATGCCAGGAATTTTTGGCTGTACCAACACAAGTATGTGATTAGATTCCCTGCAACTTTGTCCCCTTTACCAAAGTGGAATTCAAGTTAAAGGGCGAATGAGAATCCCAGAAGACCAAGTGATCGAAACATAAGAGTTCAGAAGCGATCTAAAAAGAGCAGATTGTGGTGAATTACTACCCAAGGTTATGACCTTGAAGAGCACcagctaaattaaaatcatCTAATGGTGTTGGACAACTTTATGATCACACACATACAATCTAGAGAGTCTGAACTGAGCTGACTTATATCCCCTTTTTTATATCTAACTATGTTTCTTCCTGAATGCCAGCTATGTTGGACATCAGTTCCACCATGAGCCAGTCCATGGTACGATTTTGTACAGGAGACCTCAGTGCAGAACAGTTAGCCTGTCTTGCTGCTCAACCTCTGGACCCTATTTTAGCTGCTGCACCTAAACATCCCCCTTCGCCTTGTGTTCCCCCTAAAGGAATGAATGGTGAGTATCTCACTAAACTCAGCTCTCACTCTGACACTTAATCTGTATGTTAATGAGTGACTCTATTTCAGATACCTTCTTAAACAATGTGTGTAGCTGTTAACCTTTGGTTCTTGGTTGATTCTGAATTCCCAAAGTGTATGCGCCATACTAATTCATTTTCTCACACTACTATTTCTAAACTAAAATTGCTTTCCAGTAATTATATATCTCAAGCCTGATAAGGAAAATACTTGGCTAATAATGTGAGTCATTTTATGACAGTTGCATTCATTTTTCTTAGACAGCTGTCTGGAGCAGATAAGAGTGACTTGCTTGCACTGTCCAGTCTGGATATTAATAAACCATTTCCTAGCCCAGTGGTAAATCTGTCTTAGATGAATTAACATATAAGCCAGTATTAAAGGTGTGAGCTTCAGATATACCTTACATAACAGTTCAGATGAAATTGCCAAGGGAAATATTAAGCAAAGTAGAAACGATGTCTGCATTTTCAGTTCTTTAATGCGTTGGTTTCCAAAATGCCATCCCAGCAGTAAATGAAACACTATGTTAAATTGCAAGGTGCATTTTTATGCTATATTCTATTGTTTTGCAGACCGcctattttatatttacacCTCGGGGACCACAGGACTGCCCAAGGCTGCCATTGTGGTTCACAGTCGGTATGTTTTCTTGAAGAACCACtaccaaaaggaaaaaaaaatcacctttcttcaaAGTTAATACATTTAATGTTTATCTGGgaatctctgttttctttgacaGCTATTACAGAATTGCTGCTTTTGGGTATTTTGCCTTTCGCATGCGCTCTGATGACATTGTCTATGACTGCCTGCCTCTCTATCACTCAGCAGGTATGTAATGCTAGTCTACAGCTTTTAATGACTACAGTTTCACCTTCAAGGTTTGATCaagttttcttctctttccaggAAACATTATTGGAGTTGGCCAGTGTCTGATCCACGGCCTCACTGTTGTAGTGAAGAAAAAATTCTCTGCCAGCCGCTTCTGGGAAGATTGTATTAAGTACAACTGCACTGTAAGCACCTATTGATTTCATTAGTATGGCATTTATAATAGTTTTTTGAAGTTATTCATAAACCATGAGGTTTTGAacaataagattttttttttcccccttggcTTGTAGGTCGTGCAGTATATTGGGGAAATCTGCCGCTACCTCTTGTCTCAGCCCGTGCGGCCAGCTGAGAAGCAACACAAAGTACGGCTTGCTGTGGGAAATGGATTGCGCCCAAGTGTTTGGGAAGCCTTCATGGAGCGTTTTGGGGTGGCGCAGATTGGCGAGTTCTATGGGGCCACTGAGTGCAACTGCAGCATTGCTAACATGGATGGCAAGGTCAGCAACTACCATGTAACTTTACATGCATGTCCTCACTATTACAATGTTATTTGGATCAGAGTTTAGCTAATTCTGTCCTGCCAGGTGGGAGCCTGTGGATTCAACAGTCGTATTCTTCCCAATGTGTACCCCATCCGTCTGGTGAGGGTTGATGAAGACACTATGGAACTTGTTCGGGACAGCCGTGGGTTCTGTGTGCCTTGCCGCCCTGGTACTGAACATCTATACAGCAGTTACAACTTTAAGGGTTTTGGGCTATGCTGGTCTTCTTAGAGTGCTAAATTATAGTCCTCCATGCCTTGCAGGGGAACCAGGCCTTCTGGTAGGCCGCATCAACCAACAAGACCCATTAAGGCGTTTTGATGGCTATGCCAACCAGGATGCTACAAAGAAGAAGATCGCTCACAATGTCTTCAAGAAAAATGATTCTGCATATTTATCAGGTTGGGAATCATTTTTGTTTGATGCACCTATAAAGAAATTATTGTCCCTCGTCTTTTCTAAACAAACATTCATGAAGTCTACTGCAGTTCAGTCGGCTTGGCAGGAAATAGATTAAGTTCAGTGTCTGTTGCATTTGAGATCATTCAGATCACCTGGAGTCATTTCTCCCTGTTACCTGGCAAAATCAGCAAATTACCATATGATCAAGATGATAATGATATCTTGCACAAAGTTTTGTTATCAGAGTTTATATATAAACTTTTACTGTGACATCCACCTTGCTACAGCTGATTATCAATGTAGTGGGAGCTTCACccatttttctgtctgtcatTGTTTATGCTTGCATAGCTTGcacatcatatttttttaaaatttgctaCATTAAACTTGTGTTTTTCAAGTGTTCAAGGTAATTGTTAAACAAAACTTGGAAGTTTAAATAACTCATGTCAGCGATTAATAGCTGTAAAAGCCGCACAGGTACTTTGCTTTACCTCCACCCCAGGTGACGTGTTAGTGATGGATGAGCTGGGCTACATGTACTTCCGGGATCGCAGTGGGGACACCTTCCGCTGGCGAGGGGAAAACGTCTCCACCACTGAGGTGGAGGGTATACTAAGCAATCTTCTGGGTCAAACTGATGTTGCAGTGTATGGTGTGGCAGTGCCAGGTAATGGTTCATTTACTTAACTGCCTTTAGCATTGCATTGGGACTATGTAGTTCCCCTTTATTGTTTAGTGATTTTAAAAGAACTCAGTACTACAACTATTTATTTCTATGCTTAACTCCAGGTGTGGAAGGTAAGGCAGGCATGGCTGCCATTGCAGATGCCACGGGGAGTTTTGACTGCAGCAATTTTTTGCAGAATATCCAACGAGTTCTTCCTCCGTATGCTCGCCCTGTGTTCCTGAGAATCTCCCCACATGTAGACACCACTGGTAAACTGCTCCTGTAGCCCTCTTTAGTTTTATGCTACCACTGATGACTACATATGAAAACAAATTATAAtctgtgtgtatcaatatttctgtATAGGTACATTTAAAATCCAGAAAACCAGGCTGCAGAGGGAGGGATTCGACCCACGACTCACGAATGACAAGATCTACTTTTTAAACACCAGAGGTGCGCGTTACGAGGTCATGAATGAGGAGCTATACAATGCTATAGTCGAGGGAAGAATGTCTTTATGATCTGGAGGCTTTAGCAGGGCAGTCAGGGTGCCTTACTTAAACAGCTACTTTTCAGAGAATGAGTAATGTATGGATATAGGAGTATGTGTGCATCACTCAGCCTTGATGCACCACAGTTGCAGGGAAGAGAGTGAGCGGGCTTCTGACATGAGTACTGTAATAGATAATGTTTTAACACTGTATAAGTAACGCTCCAGAACATGATGTgtgggcatttattccctttaATAGCATCTTTGTACATTTTCAGTAAAAACCTCACAAAATCTGAGCATCACCGCACATAGAGTGGAGTAGAAATCTTACATTAATGTGGGTAGGAAAAAAGGGTAGTCAAGTTAAACTTTGTTACAGGGTATGTACCTGTTTATAAACTGTGCTGCAAGATTAATACTGTATAGGTTTAAACAATAGTTTTGTGTTATTGCTGTGTGTATGAATGAGGCTAAGAGACCAGAGTTCAACATGCAGTGTATGTGGCTACTAGCTTGAACACTAACCCTAGAatctttgatatttttattgcaatgggAAACTAATCCCACTTGTCAAATCTGAACTTCTGAGGACACTTGTTTACAAATATACCAGCATTGCTGTTTTATGTGCCTTTTATGAAACTAAGATCTGTatttaatgactttttttttttaatatgagcTTAACTGTGTGTTGAAATCACAGAAGTGATATTTTCATCATACAATACTAGGTCACATATAGTAACTGTTATTGTGTAAAAAATCTCATTACTGTTGTAACATGTAGTTGTAAAGCTTGGGAAGATATTCACAATCATGGATCTGTTGGAAATTTTTTAACTCAAATGAAAGATTTTAAACTGTGTCTGTTTAAAGCAATTAAATGTTACTTTAATATCCTACTGTAACCTGGATCATTATGAAGAGCCTCAGAGTTTACAGAACAATTTCATAATGTCTTCAAGTTGATTTACTGTTCTGTTGATAAGGATATCCGTGAGGGTAGAATTTTCAGTGGATGCTCTTTGCAAGCAGTGCAAAAGTAAGGAAAGGCTCTAGGCGTGACAACATCTGTGAAGGTGTAGAGGGGTGTTCTCTGTCTAGGGTCGTAAAAGGTCACCTTGCCTCTGTCCATGTCTAAAACCACTCTTATCGCATCCGGCTTCTTGGTCATGTTGAGCGGCTCCCACGGTGCTGTGCAGGCTTTATGCTCTCCATTGCGAAACCTTATAGTCCAGAATCCCTCTGCTGGTGTTAGAATGTGTTTACCCTTCCTGTTGATTGTCTCACTGGCTACCCCGACCACCCAGTAGGTGTTGT includes:
- the ptger1c gene encoding prostaglandin E receptor 1c (subtype EP1); the protein is MEMMTTCQLNQTCGQPNSSVPPPMSNSGLAISCFTMLFGTISNLAALGILAKSRGRFSRQSKAPFLLLTVALLLADLGGHVILGSFALYLHMNHQYTMKLCDVFGTNMVFFGLCPLLFGCAMAVERCVAITKPFCRVTMITVAHVVRVVLFLSSLALVLAILPLLKVGTYTIQYPCTWCFLRVTSPCFAADTYLALIFSCLGLTALILSLFSNTMSVAALVHARMKTPNGQTNHTTHFGRRESCTSSSSLFFSLDVEVMVQLVVITVVSCVCWSPFLIQILLMQLKQSPRTSAQKLIYVALRIASWNQILDPWVYILLRKTVLFRVCGQRWTLTRT
- the slc27a1a gene encoding long-chain fatty acid transport protein 1a, encoding MHNAASVSASLGSMGLCRLFGVSWPWSLAAGLGVYLGTSSWKYFYIAARTAKRDLNGLYVLMRVKLALWRYMHHGSNIPSIFAQTVKLHPNKPALIYEATGEMWTFTQLDEISNGVAHWARGQGWVSGDVVALFMESRPLQVALWLGLAKVGVEAALINFSLRCDPLLHCIGVSESRAIVFGAELADAMLDISSTMSQSMVRFCTGDLSAEQLACLAAQPLDPILAAAPKHPPSPCVPPKGMNDRLFYIYTSGTTGLPKAAIVVHSRYYRIAAFGYFAFRMRSDDIVYDCLPLYHSAGNIIGVGQCLIHGLTVVVKKKFSASRFWEDCIKYNCTVVQYIGEICRYLLSQPVRPAEKQHKVRLAVGNGLRPSVWEAFMERFGVAQIGEFYGATECNCSIANMDGKVGACGFNSRILPNVYPIRLVRVDEDTMELVRDSRGFCVPCRPGEPGLLVGRINQQDPLRRFDGYANQDATKKKIAHNVFKKNDSAYLSGDVLVMDELGYMYFRDRSGDTFRWRGENVSTTEVEGILSNLLGQTDVAVYGVAVPGVEGKAGMAAIADATGSFDCSNFLQNIQRVLPPYARPVFLRISPHVDTTGTFKIQKTRLQREGFDPRLTNDKIYFLNTRGARYEVMNEELYNAIVEGRMSL